From Thalassotalea euphylliae, the proteins below share one genomic window:
- a CDS encoding DUF4145 domain-containing protein, which yields MGILLGIGQIALEAYRPEYYFHKFIAFMSCNSCGDSVSINGLAQVDLSDNSNRAPSPTLFKVEHFSTPIPFFEIDKQVPVKVQLELLGAFHHFHIDTNSSASKLRRAIEQFCKELGAETDNLNNNIQALAKSYPLESELLHTLRLVGNEGTHADGVNEDDLLKAFEIFKEVLSVFRKKEILAELKNSQKVLNDKFKKEKKKEVKQIAP from the coding sequence ATGGGAATACTGTTAGGTATTGGTCAAATTGCTCTAGAAGCATATAGACCTGAATACTACTTTCATAAATTTATAGCTTTCATGTCATGTAATTCATGCGGAGATAGTGTCTCAATTAATGGTTTAGCCCAAGTTGATTTGAGCGATAATTCTAACAGAGCACCATCACCGACACTGTTTAAAGTAGAGCACTTTTCTACTCCCATTCCATTTTTTGAAATTGATAAGCAGGTGCCAGTGAAAGTTCAGCTAGAGCTACTTGGCGCATTTCACCATTTTCATATTGATACGAACTCTTCCGCGAGTAAATTACGCCGTGCTATCGAGCAATTTTGCAAAGAATTAGGTGCTGAAACAGACAATCTGAACAATAACATTCAAGCATTAGCTAAATCATACCCTCTTGAGTCTGAGTTACTTCATACGTTGCGATTGGTCGGTAATGAAGGTACTCATGCTGATGGTGTTAATGAAGATGATTTACTAAAAGCCTTTGAAATATTTAAGGAAGTACTCAGCGTATTTCGCAAGAAAGAAATCCTTGCTGAGCTGAAAAACAGTCAAAAAGTACTCAATGATAAATTTAAGAAAGAAAAGAAAAAAGAAGTGAAGCAAATTGCACCTTAA
- a CDS encoding DEAD/DEAH box helicase yields MRNNGLQAAKHEDFANVLDRLLENLFLADMASQDSLNAINDEEIRRATWLASIAALGAGDYEKNLANSYGALLHLSDPENEVYKRACYVLQSRTGNLITSQHIPKLFNGEKHVGDYGTVLNYELTANRALLEHSFSDESKIYFTSFQKLLWESLVDGKNIAISAPTSAGKSHIIKKYIYELISKKSCNIIFIVPTKALINQVSSNLKSELKDKAHVLTTYIPIELSEGVSSVYVLTPERCLKLLQDKELIQPDLVFIDEVHNIESGARGTKFENIIYSLISRFKSTQFVMAGPFINELSNSLKAICDISLIDHQTLSTPVFQLKTALTFFPKSREVTYKIISPTENLIEGKIKLKKSLFSKIKTNKGDALEFIAGLFHHNDLNIYYSPNKSSAEKWASKIAPTIASNNPDIIDAADERIKELISFLEDEVHPSYSLIRTLRLGVAFHHAGLPDIARQEVEELYSSSAIKNIVCTSTLLQGVNLPADRLIVISPKVSRQEMKDFDFLNLIGRAGRANTKLFGEIYCIDVENEEWAEDRLTNKVAKTVKASSSIFLKEYEVVLDKIADLSRTELKEITEDKDAHENISYMRSLFHTDNAHFNKLLSSSGISEEASTKFVSKLEDIYSGIRIPSELISKNPFIDPLLQNKLFTDIEKNGLNMWLFSRLPIHKGGENDENAAFEEQSYYRQFESIFIRLNDIFEIEDEINYQSFNDYVGIRKLVLDCHRWMQGKKHRFFIDKVIGESSRDEKQVDKAARNITNHISRNITFIAVKYLMVWSDIVSHFLTEEQREENSYILNLPSMLEMGSYDPKILELMSYGINRSVAFAISKDIKKLDMSVEDALSKIDKTSLPNIFGRYLKKAGY; encoded by the coding sequence ATGAGAAATAACGGATTACAGGCGGCAAAACATGAAGATTTTGCAAATGTTTTAGATAGATTGCTAGAAAACTTATTTTTAGCAGATATGGCATCGCAAGATAGTTTAAATGCCATTAATGATGAAGAGATTAGAAGGGCTACTTGGTTAGCTTCAATTGCAGCACTAGGTGCTGGTGATTATGAAAAAAACCTAGCAAACTCATACGGGGCTCTTTTACACCTTAGTGATCCTGAAAATGAAGTATATAAAAGAGCTTGTTATGTTTTACAGTCAAGAACAGGAAATTTAATAACCAGCCAACATATCCCTAAGTTATTTAATGGTGAGAAGCATGTTGGAGATTATGGAACAGTTTTAAATTACGAGTTAACTGCAAATAGAGCTTTACTAGAACATTCATTTTCAGATGAATCGAAAATATATTTCACTAGTTTTCAAAAACTACTGTGGGAATCCTTAGTTGATGGAAAAAATATAGCAATTTCAGCACCTACTTCAGCTGGTAAATCTCACATAATTAAGAAATATATTTATGAATTAATCAGTAAAAAATCATGCAATATTATTTTTATTGTTCCAACAAAAGCTCTTATTAATCAGGTGAGTAGCAACTTAAAGTCAGAACTCAAAGATAAAGCTCACGTTCTTACAACCTATATCCCGATTGAATTATCAGAAGGTGTTTCATCTGTATATGTTTTAACACCAGAAAGATGTTTAAAACTATTACAAGATAAAGAACTAATACAACCTGATTTAGTATTTATTGATGAAGTGCATAATATAGAGAGTGGCGCTAGAGGAACAAAATTTGAAAATATAATTTACTCTTTGATTTCTAGGTTTAAGAGTACTCAGTTTGTTATGGCTGGACCATTTATTAATGAACTGTCGAATAGTCTAAAAGCAATATGTGATATTTCACTAATAGACCATCAAACATTATCTACTCCTGTTTTTCAGTTAAAAACAGCCCTCACATTTTTCCCAAAAAGTAGAGAAGTAACTTATAAAATCATCAGTCCGACCGAAAATTTAATTGAAGGAAAAATCAAACTAAAAAAGTCACTTTTTTCAAAAATAAAAACGAATAAAGGTGACGCGCTAGAGTTTATTGCTGGTTTGTTCCATCATAATGACCTTAATATTTATTACTCTCCTAACAAAAGCAGTGCAGAAAAATGGGCAAGTAAAATTGCACCAACAATAGCATCAAACAATCCTGACATTATTGATGCCGCAGATGAGCGAATAAAAGAACTAATATCATTCCTAGAAGATGAGGTTCACCCTAGTTATTCATTGATAAGAACTCTCAGGCTAGGTGTAGCATTTCATCACGCAGGTTTGCCTGATATTGCGAGACAAGAAGTTGAAGAACTATACTCTAGCTCTGCGATTAAAAACATAGTATGTACGTCTACATTACTCCAAGGTGTAAATCTGCCAGCTGATAGGTTAATAGTTATTTCTCCCAAGGTGAGTAGACAGGAAATGAAAGACTTTGATTTCCTCAATTTAATAGGCCGCGCAGGAAGAGCTAATACTAAGCTTTTTGGAGAAATTTATTGTATCGATGTTGAAAATGAAGAGTGGGCTGAAGATAGACTCACAAACAAGGTAGCGAAAACAGTAAAGGCATCGTCTTCAATTTTTTTGAAAGAATACGAAGTGGTACTAGACAAAATAGCTGATCTTTCTCGCACTGAGTTAAAAGAAATCACTGAAGATAAAGACGCTCATGAAAATATTTCTTATATGAGGTCTCTTTTCCATACTGATAATGCCCATTTTAATAAACTATTATCTAGTTCAGGTATATCTGAAGAAGCATCAACGAAATTTGTCTCAAAGCTAGAGGATATATATTCAGGTATACGCATTCCTTCAGAGTTAATATCAAAGAACCCTTTTATTGATCCACTACTTCAAAATAAGCTGTTTACCGATATTGAGAAAAATGGACTTAATATGTGGTTGTTTTCAAGGCTTCCTATACATAAGGGTGGGGAAAATGATGAAAATGCAGCATTTGAAGAGCAAAGCTATTACAGGCAGTTTGAATCAATCTTTATCCGATTAAACGATATTTTCGAAATTGAAGATGAGATAAATTATCAGTCATTTAACGATTACGTTGGTATAAGAAAGCTTGTACTTGATTGCCATCGTTGGATGCAAGGTAAGAAGCATCGCTTTTTTATCGATAAAGTTATAGGTGAAAGCTCTCGCGATGAAAAGCAAGTTGATAAAGCAGCGCGGAATATTACTAACCATATAAGTAGAAATATCACCTTTATAGCGGTTAAATATTTAATGGTTTGGTCTGATATTGTCTCGCACTTCCTTACTGAAGAACAACGTGAGGAGAATAGTTACATACTGAATTTGCCATCTATGCTTGAAATGGGAAGTTATGATCCTAAAATATTGGAACTTATGAGTTATGGTATAAACCGCTCAGTAGCTTTTGCTATTTCAAAAGATATTAAAAAACTAGATATGTCAGTAGAAGATGCCTTGAGTAAAATTGATAAGACTTCTTTACCCAATATTTTTGGACGATACTTAAAAAAAGCTGGATATTAA
- a CDS encoding HamA C-terminal domain-containing protein, whose product MEKLKNINWEDLVDGKHSWISEHLKEHDPIQDGKVITRYYSVDFSGTQQETVALVDSIAESISHYVYDQKQLNEMNQKGITPFRKAVSFFGETNPDMDGKYGELLLYILTEAILQTPLICHKLSLLTNTNDQVKGGDGIFFGEYEDELSILIGESKIHQTHSSALVDAMGSLDRFHDNYSSDNLSHELFIARSNISENFEFDEIEALYKAFTPGTKEYKNCIKTHPVLLVFESSKIKSIEEKAKNKAEAEELFDKWLTKRANKTKEAIEEQLDNYPNLKAVYLDVFLLPLNNVSKFKNALYKAIHGIDYKPTKAK is encoded by the coding sequence ATGGAAAAATTAAAAAATATTAATTGGGAAGATTTAGTTGACGGTAAGCACTCGTGGATTAGCGAACACCTAAAAGAACATGACCCAATTCAAGATGGGAAAGTCATTACAAGGTATTACTCTGTAGATTTTTCAGGAACTCAACAAGAAACTGTAGCTCTAGTTGATTCGATTGCGGAGTCAATATCACATTACGTCTATGATCAAAAGCAGCTTAATGAAATGAACCAAAAAGGAATTACGCCATTTAGAAAGGCCGTGTCTTTTTTTGGTGAAACGAATCCAGACATGGATGGTAAGTACGGGGAATTATTACTCTATATCCTCACAGAAGCTATTTTACAGACCCCTTTGATTTGCCATAAGTTGTCCCTCCTTACAAATACTAATGACCAAGTTAAAGGAGGAGATGGAATATTTTTTGGGGAATATGAAGATGAGTTATCAATTCTAATTGGTGAATCAAAAATTCATCAAACACACTCAAGTGCTTTAGTAGATGCTATGGGGTCACTAGATAGATTTCACGACAACTATAGCTCAGATAACTTATCCCATGAACTGTTCATAGCTCGTTCAAACATATCTGAAAACTTTGAATTTGATGAAATTGAAGCCTTGTATAAAGCTTTTACACCAGGAACAAAAGAGTATAAAAATTGTATAAAAACTCATCCGGTGTTGCTTGTTTTTGAATCAAGCAAAATTAAATCAATTGAGGAAAAAGCTAAAAATAAAGCTGAAGCCGAAGAGCTATTCGATAAATGGCTTACTAAAAGAGCAAATAAAACTAAGGAAGCAATTGAGGAGCAATTAGATAACTACCCGAATCTAAAGGCTGTGTACCTTGATGTATTTTTACTTCCTTTGAATAACGTATCTAAATTCAAAAATGCTTTATACAAAGCAATTCACGGAATAGATTATAAACCTACAAAAGCAAAATAA
- a CDS encoding helix-turn-helix domain-containing protein, with product MDAKVAFGIVLKKVRKEAKISQEQLALDANIERAHISKLERGLFQPSLSTIFAIADVLGCSAGSLVDLAKQELDSAKAK from the coding sequence GTGGATGCAAAAGTTGCTTTTGGTATTGTGTTAAAAAAGGTACGCAAAGAAGCAAAGATTTCTCAAGAACAACTGGCACTAGACGCTAATATTGAGAGAGCTCACATATCAAAGCTTGAGCGAGGGTTGTTCCAACCAAGCCTATCGACTATTTTTGCAATTGCTGATGTATTAGGTTGCTCGGCTGGGAGCTTAGTTGATTTGGCAAAGCAAGAATTAGATTCCGCTAAGGCAAAATAA
- a CDS encoding TraM recognition domain-containing protein: MVALLKVIALKRAKISGYQRTPTYLFIDEFHNFVSPDFEKALTQLRKYRLYLILASQYIGQCADRYLQKALLSVGVIITGNNERKSRKTIEDETGISSTDIENLRN; encoded by the coding sequence ATAGTCGCTCTACTCAAAGTCATAGCCTTAAAACGAGCCAAGATCAGTGGTTATCAAAGAACACCAACCTATCTATTTATTGATGAATTTCATAACTTTGTGAGTCCTGACTTTGAAAAAGCGCTTACTCAACTTCGTAAATATAGGCTCTACCTAATATTGGCAAGCCAGTATATCGGGCAATGTGCTGACAGATACTTACAAAAAGCTTTGTTATCAGTTGGAGTGATCATCACTGGTAATAACGAACGAAAAAGCCGAAAAACGATAGAAGATGAAACGGGAATATCCAGCACAGACATAGAGAATTTGAGGAACTGA
- a CDS encoding tyrosine-type recombinase/integrase, which yields MALLANELLNLSCPEDKKQVKYYDSKGLYLLVKINDSKLWRFRFKYADKHQEMALGKYPAIPLKKAREMAEKARLLLAQGINPMDERRENKRVKNTPERAFNKVALKWWEHQKETWSEDHAARIKRWIDNEMKSLGKLAVEEIDTGHITELMLKLEAAGTPKKAPTILSIINRIFGYALAHRLTRTNPAQGLPLSDIIKPLPKVRSHSAIVKPTELGKLIYAIDNTQSGSYCTSEALKLIPRIFLRPNEIRSLKWEYVDFDEKLIRIPAEEMKRDREHLVPLAQQVIAQLREIQSITGYSEYVFPNHRDGSKPMSKNVMTNRLRDLGYSADVMTAHGFRSSASTLLHERGWHHEVIETQLAHLIGSATTRAYNRSIHLAQRRKMMQEWADYLDKIKKQ from the coding sequence GTGGCACTATTAGCAAACGAACTATTAAATCTTTCCTGTCCAGAAGACAAAAAACAAGTGAAGTATTATGATTCTAAAGGGTTGTATTTACTTGTAAAAATAAATGATTCGAAACTATGGAGATTTCGTTTTAAGTATGCCGATAAGCATCAAGAAATGGCTCTTGGAAAATACCCCGCGATACCCCTAAAAAAAGCTCGTGAAATGGCAGAAAAGGCGAGATTGCTTTTAGCTCAGGGTATAAATCCTATGGATGAAAGGAGAGAAAATAAACGTGTTAAAAATACTCCAGAGCGAGCATTTAACAAAGTAGCTCTAAAATGGTGGGAACATCAAAAGGAAACGTGGAGTGAAGATCATGCCGCCAGAATAAAACGGTGGATAGATAATGAAATGAAAAGCCTCGGTAAGCTAGCAGTAGAAGAAATTGATACAGGCCATATTACTGAACTAATGCTAAAGCTCGAAGCGGCGGGAACTCCCAAAAAAGCGCCAACAATTTTGTCTATCATAAATAGAATTTTTGGCTATGCACTCGCTCATAGACTTACCAGAACGAATCCCGCTCAAGGCTTACCTCTGAGTGATATTATTAAACCGTTACCCAAGGTGCGCTCTCATTCTGCCATCGTAAAACCAACAGAACTTGGTAAGTTAATCTATGCCATAGATAACACTCAATCAGGCTCTTATTGTACCTCAGAAGCTTTAAAGCTTATTCCTCGTATATTTTTAAGGCCAAACGAAATACGTAGCTTAAAATGGGAGTATGTTGATTTTGATGAGAAACTTATTCGAATCCCTGCTGAAGAAATGAAAAGAGATAGGGAGCATCTCGTACCATTGGCTCAACAAGTCATTGCACAGTTGAGAGAAATACAAAGTATCACAGGCTACTCCGAGTATGTGTTCCCAAATCACAGAGATGGTAGCAAACCAATGAGTAAAAATGTCATGACTAACCGTTTACGCGATTTAGGGTATAGTGCAGATGTGATGACCGCACATGGATTCAGAAGTTCAGCATCAACGCTATTACATGAGCGAGGCTGGCACCACGAAGTTATAGAAACACAACTTGCTCACCTTATAGGTAGCGCAACAACAAGGGCATATAATCGCTCAATTCACTTGGCTCAACGTAGAAAAATGATGCAGGAATGGGCTGATTATTTGGATAAAATAAAAAAACAATAG
- the groL gene encoding chaperonin GroEL (60 kDa chaperone family; promotes refolding of misfolded polypeptides especially under stressful conditions; forms two stacked rings of heptamers to form a barrel-shaped 14mer; ends can be capped by GroES; misfolded proteins enter the barrel where they are refolded when GroES binds) yields the protein MMAKDVLFGNDARAKMLNGVNVLADAVKVTLGPKGRNVVLDKSFGGPSITKDGVSVAKEIELEDKFENMGAQMVKEVASKANDEAGDGTTTATVLAQSIVNEGLKSIAAGMNPMDLKRGIDKAVAAAVEELKAISTPCADNKAIEQVGTISANADTSVGEIIATAMDKVGTEGVITVEEGQSLENELDVVEGMQFDRGYLSPYFINNQESGAVELENPFILLVDKKVSNIRELLTTLEGVAKAGKPLLIIAEDVEGEALATLVVNNMRGIVKVAAVKAPGFGDRRKAMLQDIAILTAGTVISEEIGMELEKATLEDLGQAKKVVISKDNTTIIDGIGEEADIQGRVAQIRGQIEETTSDYDKEKLQERLAKLAGGVAVIKVGAATEVEMKEKKDRVDDALHATRAAVEEGVVAGGGVALVRVADKIKDVKGDNEDQNHGINVAVRAMESPLRQIVANCGDEASVVLNEVRNGEGNFGYNAGNGSYGDMLEMGILDPAKVTRSALQFAASVAGLMLTTEAMVTDAPQKDAAAPAMPDMGGMGGMGGMPGMM from the coding sequence ATCATGGCAAAAGACGTATTATTCGGTAATGACGCTCGCGCTAAGATGCTTAACGGTGTTAACGTTTTAGCGGATGCGGTAAAAGTTACCTTAGGTCCAAAGGGCCGTAACGTAGTATTAGACAAGTCATTTGGCGGCCCATCAATCACTAAAGATGGTGTTTCTGTGGCAAAAGAGATCGAACTTGAAGACAAGTTCGAGAACATGGGCGCTCAAATGGTCAAAGAAGTAGCGTCTAAAGCAAATGACGAAGCTGGTGACGGTACAACAACTGCAACAGTACTTGCACAATCAATCGTTAACGAAGGCTTAAAGTCAATCGCTGCGGGCATGAACCCAATGGATCTAAAGCGCGGTATCGACAAAGCGGTTGCTGCAGCTGTAGAAGAGTTAAAAGCGATTTCTACACCATGTGCTGATAACAAAGCTATTGAGCAAGTAGGTACTATTTCTGCAAACGCTGACACTAGCGTTGGTGAAATCATTGCCACAGCAATGGACAAAGTAGGCACTGAAGGCGTTATCACGGTTGAAGAAGGTCAATCGTTAGAAAACGAACTAGACGTGGTTGAAGGTATGCAATTCGATCGCGGTTACCTATCGCCTTACTTCATCAACAACCAAGAAAGTGGTGCGGTTGAATTAGAAAACCCATTCATTTTATTAGTGGATAAGAAAGTATCAAACATCCGTGAATTGCTAACAACGCTAGAAGGCGTTGCCAAAGCAGGTAAGCCACTACTTATCATCGCTGAAGATGTTGAAGGTGAAGCGTTAGCAACATTAGTTGTGAACAACATGCGCGGCATCGTTAAAGTAGCAGCGGTTAAAGCACCTGGTTTTGGTGATCGCCGTAAAGCTATGCTGCAAGACATCGCAATCTTAACAGCTGGTACTGTAATTTCTGAAGAAATCGGTATGGAGCTTGAGAAAGCGACTCTAGAAGACCTAGGTCAAGCGAAGAAAGTTGTGATCTCGAAAGACAACACAACGATTATCGACGGTATCGGCGAAGAAGCTGACATCCAAGGTCGTGTTGCCCAAATTCGCGGTCAAATCGAAGAAACAACGTCTGACTACGACAAAGAAAAACTTCAAGAGCGCCTAGCAAAACTAGCTGGCGGTGTAGCAGTGATCAAAGTGGGTGCTGCAACTGAAGTTGAAATGAAAGAGAAGAAAGACCGCGTTGACGACGCACTTCACGCAACTCGCGCTGCAGTTGAAGAAGGTGTAGTTGCAGGTGGTGGTGTTGCGCTAGTACGTGTTGCTGACAAGATCAAAGATGTTAAAGGCGACAACGAAGACCAAAACCACGGTATCAATGTAGCGGTTCGCGCAATGGAATCACCATTACGTCAAATCGTTGCTAACTGTGGTGATGAAGCGTCAGTCGTACTTAACGAAGTACGCAACGGCGAAGGTAACTTCGGTTACAACGCTGGCAACGGTTCATACGGCGACATGTTAGAAATGGGTATCTTAGATCCTGCGAAAGTAACGCGCTCTGCATTACAATTCGCTGCTTCTGTTGCAGGCTTAATGCTAACGACTGAAGCTATGGTCACTGACGCGCCGCAAAAAGATGCAGCTGCTCCTGCGATGCCTGATATGGGCGGTATGGGTGGTATGGGCGGAATGCCAGGCATGATGTAA
- a CDS encoding co-chaperone GroES, with product MSIRPLHDRVIIKRKEVESKSAGGIVLTGSAAEKSTRGEVVAVGNGRILENGEVRALDVKVGDQVIFSEGYGVKTEKIDGEEVLILSEGDILAIVE from the coding sequence ATGAGCATTCGTCCATTACACGATCGCGTAATCATCAAACGTAAAGAAGTAGAGTCAAAATCTGCTGGCGGTATCGTATTAACGGGTAGCGCTGCTGAAAAATCAACGCGCGGTGAAGTTGTTGCAGTTGGCAACGGCCGCATTCTTGAAAACGGTGAAGTACGTGCCTTAGACGTTAAAGTTGGCGACCAAGTTATCTTTAGCGAAGGTTACGGCGTAAAAACTGAAAAAATCGACGGCGAAGAAGTACTTATTCTGAGCGAGGGCGACATCTTAGCCATCGTAGAATAA
- a CDS encoding FxsA family protein, with product MFRVLFFLFIVVPIIEIAVLMQVGSLIGAWPTVAIVVITAWLGAKNVKAQGIATIQNLQTKMAVGEEPSQEIVAGLLLLVAGVLLVTPGFVTDAFGLSLLIPQVRSGLVASVQQHLATQTVQGMHGMGGASFTYQQRSTYEHGSSYQQGSGQSSGQQQGFEQHTDPFDKARTKTGHVEQGNTIEGEFERKD from the coding sequence ATGTTTCGCGTTTTATTCTTTTTATTTATTGTGGTTCCGATTATAGAAATTGCGGTGTTAATGCAAGTGGGCTCGCTGATTGGCGCATGGCCAACGGTGGCGATTGTGGTCATTACTGCATGGCTTGGGGCAAAGAATGTTAAAGCACAAGGAATCGCGACCATTCAAAACTTACAAACTAAAATGGCGGTGGGCGAAGAGCCATCACAAGAAATTGTTGCCGGTTTGTTATTACTGGTAGCTGGTGTGCTGTTAGTCACCCCAGGCTTTGTGACTGACGCCTTTGGGTTATCATTGCTTATTCCACAAGTACGCAGTGGGTTAGTGGCGAGTGTGCAGCAGCACTTGGCAACGCAGACTGTACAAGGCATGCATGGTATGGGTGGTGCAAGTTTTACCTATCAGCAGCGTTCTACCTATGAGCACGGCTCTAGCTATCAGCAGGGCTCTGGGCAGTCATCAGGTCAGCAACAGGGCTTTGAGCAACACACGGATCCTTTTGACAAAGCGCGAACTAAAACGGGTCATGTCGAGCAAGGTAATACCATTGAAGGCGAGTTTGAGCGCAAGGACTAA
- the cutA gene encoding divalent-cation tolerance protein CutA encodes MYQVVLCNCPSRMVAEQIAEQLVTEQLAACVNLMPGITSVYQWQGKIEKEDEVLLFIKTSAEIFDELSARIEALHPYEVPEVIALDIQQGNSAYLDWIAGSLK; translated from the coding sequence ATGTATCAAGTCGTATTGTGTAATTGCCCAAGCCGAATGGTTGCCGAGCAAATCGCAGAGCAACTCGTCACAGAGCAACTCGCTGCTTGTGTCAACCTGATGCCTGGTATCACTTCTGTGTATCAATGGCAGGGCAAAATTGAAAAAGAGGATGAAGTGCTGCTGTTCATCAAAACATCAGCAGAGATCTTTGACGAGTTATCGGCTCGTATCGAAGCGCTTCACCCATACGAGGTACCGGAAGTTATTGCCCTAGATATCCAGCAAGGCAATAGCGCATATTTAGACTGGATTGCAGGTTCGTTAAAGTAG